A stretch of the Panthera uncia isolate 11264 chromosome D1, Puncia_PCG_1.0, whole genome shotgun sequence genome encodes the following:
- the LOC125916806 gene encoding olfactory receptor 52E4-like — translation MPPFNTSHPSPVTFLLMGIPGLEHLHVWIGIPFCSMYVVAVVGNVSILAVVKAERSLHEPMFFFLCMLSVTDLVLSTSTLPRMLCLFWLGVHDIAFDVCLAQMFFIHSFTAMESGFFLAMAFDRYVAICHPLHHTTILTHARITIMSIIVVIRGVAFFSPHPILLKQLPYCRSRIIAHTYCEFMAVVKLACMDIGATKSYSLSMASIIGSCDAILIAVSYAFILCSVFRLPSREASFKALGTCGSHVCVILVFYSTAGFSIFTHRFGKNVPAHVHIFIANMYLLVPPFLNPIVYGVRTKKIREHVIRTLMVKVA, via the coding sequence ATGCCTCCTTTCAACACCTCTCATCCTTCTCCTGTCACCTTCTTGCTGATGGGCATCCCAGGACTAGAGCACCTGCATGTCTGGATTGGGATTCCCTTCTGCTCCATGTACGTGGTGGCTGTGGTGGGGAATGTGAGCATCCTGGCCGTGGTGAAGGCAGAGCGGAGTCTCCATGAGCCTATGTTCTTCTTTTTGTGCATGCTCTCCGTCACTGACCTGGTCCTCTCCACATCTACACTGCCTCGGATGCTGTGTCTCTTCTGGCTTGGAGTCCATGACATTGCCTTTGATGTCTGTCTAGCCCAAATGTTCTTCATTCATAGTTTTACTGCTATGGAATCTGGCTTTTTTCTGGCCATGGCCTTTGACCGTTACGTGGCCATTTGTCATCCACTGCACCATACTACCATTCTCACCCATGCACGCATCACCATAATGAGTATTATTGTGGTGATTAGGGGTGTAgccttcttttctccacatcccatCCTGCTCAAACAACTTCCCTACTGCAGATCACGAATTATTGCCCACACCTATTGTGAGTTCATGGCCGTGGTGAAGCTGGCATGTATGGACATAGGGGCCACCAAGAGTTATAGCCTCAGTATGGCTTCTATCATTGGCTCATGTGATGCAATTCTCATTGCTGTATCCTATGCCTTCATCCTCTGCTCTGTATTCCGTCTGCCATCCCGAGAAGCTAGCTTTAAGGCTCTGGGCACATGTGGGTCACATGTCTGTGTTATTCTTGTCTTCTATTCCACAGCtggtttttccattttcactcaCCGTTTTGGGAAAAATGTGCCTGCACATGTccatatttttattgcaaatatgTACCTTTTGGTGCCCCCTTTTCTCAACCCTATTGTATATGGAGTAAGGACCAAGAAAATACGGGAACATGTTATTAGGACATTAATGGTCAAAGTTGCTTGA
- the LOC125916819 gene encoding olfactory receptor 52K2-like, with translation MLNYNRTSLHPTSFLLLGIPGLEAVHIWISIPFCLVYLVSLMGNVALLLIVKTDHKLHEPMYLFLCMLSVADLILTSSTLPKILSLFWFNYREIYFEACLTQMYLIHSLSTMESGFILAMAFDRYIAICHPLRHSTILTPAVIIGFGLGIVFRGAVLLSPHPFLLRWLSYCRTNVISHTYCEFMAVIKLVCTETKIRRAYSLIVAFLTGGLDFILIICSYVLILFTVFNLPSKAARLKTLSTCVSHVWVILVFYTPAFFSFLTHRFGHHIAPHIHIFIANIYLLIPPMMNPIIYGVKTKRIREGFFKFLIIKCV, from the coding sequence ATGTTAAATTACAACAGGACCAGTCTTCACCCTACCAGCTTTCTACTGCTTGGCATTCCAGGATTGGAGGCTGTTCACATATGGATTTCTATCCCTTTTTGTCTAGTCTACCTCGTGTCACTAATGGGAAATGTTGCCCTTCTATTAATTGTCAAGACAGACCACAAACTACACGAACCTATGTACCTGTTTCTATGCATGCTTTCAGTGGCTGACTTGATTCTTACTTCTTCTACACTTCCCAAGATACTTAGCCTCTTCTGGTTCAATTACAGAGAGATCTACTTTGAAGCCTGCCTCACTCAAATGTATCTTATTCATTCTCTGTCTACTATGGAATCTGGATTTATCCTGGCCATGGCTTTTGACCGCTACATAGCCATTTGCCACCCATTAAGACATTCCACTATCCTGACCCCTGCAGTGATTATAGGCTTCGGTTTGGGCATTGTCTTTAGAGGAGCTGTACTCCTCAGTCCACATCCCTTTCTACTGAGGTGGCTTTCCTACTGCAGAACTAATGTCATCTCCCATACGTACTGTGAGTTTATGGCTGTGATAAAGCTAGTTTGCACTGAAACCAAGATTCGTAGAGCCTACAGCCTAATTGTGGCATTCCTGACAGGGGGATTGGATTTCATATTGATCATCTGTTCTTATGTCCTTATTCTTTTCACTGTCTTTAATCTGCCTTCGAAAGCTGCCCGCCTCAAGACCTTAAGTACATGTGTCTCCCATGTATGGGTCATCTTAGTGTTTTATACACcagcctttttctcttttctcactcaTAGGTTTGGCCACCACATCGCTCCACATATCCATATTTTTATAGCCAATATATATCTTCTTATTCCACCTATGATGAACCCTATTATTTATGGTGTAAAAACCAAGAGAATCCGGGAGGGATTCTTTAAATTCTTAATAATCAAATGTGTTTGA